A window of Pseudomonas denitrificans (nom. rej.) genomic DNA:
CATGACTGATCTCCCCATCCTGATCCTCGGCGCCGGTCCTGCCGGAGCGGCGGTCGCCCTCGGCCTGCGCCGCCTCGGACACCCCGTCACCGTGATCAGTGAATGGCGTCGCTTCGCTGCGGTGGAAGGTGTGTCCCAGCGCGTGCTGGAAGGTCTGCGCAATTCCGGCCTGCAGCGCGCACTGGCGTGCGCCGCGCCGCCGTCGCAACGGCGCGTGCACTGGAACGGCGTGGCAAGCGCGCAGAACATCGAATGCGTCCTCGACCGCCCGCGCTTCGATGCCGGGCTGCGCGAGGACCTGAAGCAGGCCGGCGTCGAACTGATCGAAGCCCAGGTGCTGGCCGTGGCGGAAGAAGCCCCCGGCTGGCGGGTAAAGCTCGAAGGCGGCCGCGAAGTGCAGGGCGCCTTTCTGGTCGAGGCCCGCGGCCGGCAGGCGCCGCTGAACCAGAAGGGCAACAAGGCCCGGCGCGGCCCGGAAACCCTCAGCCTGCTCAATCGCTGGCAGGGCGCGCCCGGTCCGCTGGCGACGGCGGTGGAAAGCCTGGCCGATGGCTGGGCATGGATGGCGCGGCTGGAGGACGGGCGCTGCTACTGGCAGCTCACCCTGGATGTCGCCTGCAGCCAACTGCCGCCCCGCGAGCAGTTGCTGGACTACTGCCGCGAGCGCCGCGCCGCGTCGACGCTGGTCCGACAGTTCTTCGGCGATGCCGCCGAGCACGAGCTGGACCTGCACGCCCGCAGCAGCACGGCGATCCTCTGCCTGGAAGCCTGTGGCGACCACTGGATTCGCGTGGGCGATGCGGCGATGGCCGTGGACCCGCTGTCCGGCAATGGCATCTTCCAGTCGCTGTCCTCGGCCCTGCAGGCGCCGCTGGTGATCAACACGCTGCTGCGCGCGCCGGAGCGGGTGGAGTTGGCCAAGCGCTTCCAT
This region includes:
- the qhpG gene encoding flavin-dependent monooxygenase QhpG; its protein translation is MTDLPILILGAGPAGAAVALGLRRLGHPVTVISEWRRFAAVEGVSQRVLEGLRNSGLQRALACAAPPSQRRVHWNGVASAQNIECVLDRPRFDAGLREDLKQAGVELIEAQVLAVAEEAPGWRVKLEGGREVQGAFLVEARGRQAPLNQKGNKARRGPETLSLLNRWQGAPGPLATAVESLADGWAWMARLEDGRCYWQLTLDVACSQLPPREQLLDYCRERRAASTLVRQFFGDAAEHELDLHARSSTAILCLEACGDHWIRVGDAAMAVDPLSGNGIFQSLSSALQAPLVINTLLRAPERVELAKRFHQQRVEQLFLRFARVGRDFYASETQWADLPFWQARRAWPDEQPSHMSADFASLRIERAPVLKGEFVDEAEVVVSADQPLGIWHLDGLELAPWLRRLRAEPEAQVLADLPPERRRAFQGWLLSQGYRPRS